From a single Capsicum annuum cultivar UCD-10X-F1 chromosome 12, UCD10Xv1.1, whole genome shotgun sequence genomic region:
- the LOC107850321 gene encoding sufE-like protein 1, chloroplastic/mitochondrial isoform X1 — MGRDLYIIGFLSSGIFRSSPFQLLHYFQSMSISTKIPHLLLHYPNSPSLKTLKSPKLTFSRSITIEKISTKSVSASSSSSSSQSLQPIEEFPPKLQEIIKLFQSVEQPKAKYEQLLFYGKNLKPLDSKYKTSENKVQGCVSQVWVRAYFDSERRRVFFEADSDSVLTKGLAALLVQGLSGRSVEEIVKVSPDFAVLLGLQQSLTPSRNNGFLNMLELMQKKALQLYVEAEEGESEISTAAASSTEGSSNGVNGNVESVAIGDISASVGGGDDDGGVLKSRGMRIKEKLEKELRPIELQVEDVSYQHAGHAGIRGSDDGETHFNLKVVSDEFEGKSLVKRHRMIYGLLQDELQSGLHALSIEAKTPSEFDHTMVSSTLGSHLSCTDSSLLMPHPCHTGTDMHLLTLLKSPSNIGSHLWSKLTDY; from the exons atggGGAGGGATTTATACATTATCGGCTTTTTGTCCTCTGGAATCTTCCGTTCGTCGCCATTTCAATTGCTCCATTATTTTCAATCCATGTCTATTTCCACCAAAATTCCTCACCTTCTTCTTCACTACCCTAATTCACCATCCCTTAAAACCTTAAAATCCCCTAAATTAACCTTCTCTAGATCCATTACCAttgaaaaaatttcaacaaaatcagtttctgcttcttcttcttcttcttcttcacaatcTCTGCAACCCATTGAAGAATTCCCACCaaagcttcaagaaatcatcaagcTCTTTCAATCTGTTGAGCAGCCAAAAGCTAAATACGAACAGCTCTTGTTTTACGGCAAGAATTTAAAGCCGCTTGATTCCAAATACAAGACGAGTGAAAACAAGGTTCAGGGTTGTGTTTCACAGGTTTGGGTTAGAGCGTATTTTGATTCGGAGAGAAGAAGGGTTTTCTTTGAGGCTGATTCTGATTCGGTACTCACTAAAGGTCTTGCTGCTTTGTTAGTTCAGGGACTTTCAGGTAGATCGGTAGAAGAAATCGTAAAAGTTTCCCCTGATTTTGCTGTACTTTTAGGGTTGCAACAAAGCTTAACTCCGTCTAGGAATAATGGGTTTTTGAATATGTTGGAGTTAATGCAGAAAAAAGCTCTTCAGTTGTACGTTGAAGCTGAAGAAGGCGAGAGCGAAATATCAACTGCTGCTGCCTCCTCGACTGAGGGTTCATCCAATGGTGTTAATGGAAATGTTGAGTCTGTAGCTATTGGTGACATCAGTGCAAGTGTTGGTGGCGGTGATGATGATGGGGGTGTTTTGAAGAGTAGAGGGATgagaattaaggagaaattggagAAGGAACTTAGGCCTATTGAATTACAAGTTGAAGATGTATCGTATCAGCATGCTGGACACGCGGGGATTAGAGGCAGTGATGATGGAGAGACACACTTTAATTTAAAAGTGGTGTCCGATGAATTTGAAGGGAAGAGTTTGGTTAAGAGGCATAGGATGATTTATGGATTACTACAAGACGAGTTGCAGAGTGGACTGCACGCATTGTCAATTGAGGCAAAGACACCGTCTGAATTTG ATCATACAATGGTAAGTTCGACTCTTGGGAGCCACCTAAGTTgcacggactcttcacttttgatgccgcacccgtgtcaCACAGGAACCGACATGCACCTGTTAACATtgttgaagagtccgagcaacatagggaGCCACTTATGGAGCAAGTTGACagattattga
- the LOC107850321 gene encoding sufE-like protein 1, chloroplastic/mitochondrial isoform X3 has translation MGRDLYIIGFLSSGIFRSSPFQLLHYFQSMSISTKIPHLLLHYPNSPSLKTLKSPKLTFSRSITIEKISTKSVSASSSSSSSQSLQPIEEFPPKLQEIIKLFQSVEQPKAKYEQLLFYGKNLKPLDSKYKTSENKVQGCVSQVWVRAYFDSERRRVFFEADSDSVLTKGLAALLVQGLSGRSVEEIVKVSPDFAVLLGLQQSLTPSRNNGFLNMLELMQKKALQLYVEAEEGESEISTAAASSTEGSSNGVNGNVESVAIGDISASVGGGDDDGGVLKSRGMRIKEKLEKELRPIELQVEDVSYQHAGHAGIRGSDDGETHFNLKVVSDEFEGKSLVKRHRMIYGLLQDELQSGLHALSIEAKTPSEFVTAYGGHDL, from the exons atggGGAGGGATTTATACATTATCGGCTTTTTGTCCTCTGGAATCTTCCGTTCGTCGCCATTTCAATTGCTCCATTATTTTCAATCCATGTCTATTTCCACCAAAATTCCTCACCTTCTTCTTCACTACCCTAATTCACCATCCCTTAAAACCTTAAAATCCCCTAAATTAACCTTCTCTAGATCCATTACCAttgaaaaaatttcaacaaaatcagtttctgcttcttcttcttcttcttcttcacaatcTCTGCAACCCATTGAAGAATTCCCACCaaagcttcaagaaatcatcaagcTCTTTCAATCTGTTGAGCAGCCAAAAGCTAAATACGAACAGCTCTTGTTTTACGGCAAGAATTTAAAGCCGCTTGATTCCAAATACAAGACGAGTGAAAACAAGGTTCAGGGTTGTGTTTCACAGGTTTGGGTTAGAGCGTATTTTGATTCGGAGAGAAGAAGGGTTTTCTTTGAGGCTGATTCTGATTCGGTACTCACTAAAGGTCTTGCTGCTTTGTTAGTTCAGGGACTTTCAGGTAGATCGGTAGAAGAAATCGTAAAAGTTTCCCCTGATTTTGCTGTACTTTTAGGGTTGCAACAAAGCTTAACTCCGTCTAGGAATAATGGGTTTTTGAATATGTTGGAGTTAATGCAGAAAAAAGCTCTTCAGTTGTACGTTGAAGCTGAAGAAGGCGAGAGCGAAATATCAACTGCTGCTGCCTCCTCGACTGAGGGTTCATCCAATGGTGTTAATGGAAATGTTGAGTCTGTAGCTATTGGTGACATCAGTGCAAGTGTTGGTGGCGGTGATGATGATGGGGGTGTTTTGAAGAGTAGAGGGATgagaattaaggagaaattggagAAGGAACTTAGGCCTATTGAATTACAAGTTGAAGATGTATCGTATCAGCATGCTGGACACGCGGGGATTAGAGGCAGTGATGATGGAGAGACACACTTTAATTTAAAAGTGGTGTCCGATGAATTTGAAGGGAAGAGTTTGGTTAAGAGGCATAGGATGATTTATGGATTACTACAAGACGAGTTGCAGAGTGGACTGCACGCATTGTCAATTGAGGCAAAGACACCGTCTGAATTTG ttacagcttacggaggacatgatcTTTGA
- the LOC107850321 gene encoding sufE-like protein 1, chloroplastic/mitochondrial isoform X2: MGRDLYIIGFLSSGIFRSSPFQLLHYFQSMSISTKIPHLLLHYPNSPSLKTLKSPKLTFSRSITIEKISTKSVSASSSSSSSQSLQPIEEFPPKLQEIIKLFQSVEQPKAKYEQLLFYGKNLKPLDSKYKTSENKVQGCVSQVWVRAYFDSERRRVFFEADSDSVLTKGLAALLVQGLSGRSVEEIVKVSPDFAVLLGLQQSLTPSRNNGFLNMLELMQKKALQLYVEAEEGESEISTAAASSTEGSSNGVNGNVESVAIGDISASVGGGDDDGGVLKSRGMRIKEKLEKELRPIELQVEDVSYQHAGHAGIRGSDDGETHFNLKVVSDEFEGKSLVKRHRMIYGLLQDELQSGLHALSIEAKTPSEFGGSPGVTGKVAAM, translated from the exons atggGGAGGGATTTATACATTATCGGCTTTTTGTCCTCTGGAATCTTCCGTTCGTCGCCATTTCAATTGCTCCATTATTTTCAATCCATGTCTATTTCCACCAAAATTCCTCACCTTCTTCTTCACTACCCTAATTCACCATCCCTTAAAACCTTAAAATCCCCTAAATTAACCTTCTCTAGATCCATTACCAttgaaaaaatttcaacaaaatcagtttctgcttcttcttcttcttcttcttcacaatcTCTGCAACCCATTGAAGAATTCCCACCaaagcttcaagaaatcatcaagcTCTTTCAATCTGTTGAGCAGCCAAAAGCTAAATACGAACAGCTCTTGTTTTACGGCAAGAATTTAAAGCCGCTTGATTCCAAATACAAGACGAGTGAAAACAAGGTTCAGGGTTGTGTTTCACAGGTTTGGGTTAGAGCGTATTTTGATTCGGAGAGAAGAAGGGTTTTCTTTGAGGCTGATTCTGATTCGGTACTCACTAAAGGTCTTGCTGCTTTGTTAGTTCAGGGACTTTCAGGTAGATCGGTAGAAGAAATCGTAAAAGTTTCCCCTGATTTTGCTGTACTTTTAGGGTTGCAACAAAGCTTAACTCCGTCTAGGAATAATGGGTTTTTGAATATGTTGGAGTTAATGCAGAAAAAAGCTCTTCAGTTGTACGTTGAAGCTGAAGAAGGCGAGAGCGAAATATCAACTGCTGCTGCCTCCTCGACTGAGGGTTCATCCAATGGTGTTAATGGAAATGTTGAGTCTGTAGCTATTGGTGACATCAGTGCAAGTGTTGGTGGCGGTGATGATGATGGGGGTGTTTTGAAGAGTAGAGGGATgagaattaaggagaaattggagAAGGAACTTAGGCCTATTGAATTACAAGTTGAAGATGTATCGTATCAGCATGCTGGACACGCGGGGATTAGAGGCAGTGATGATGGAGAGACACACTTTAATTTAAAAGTGGTGTCCGATGAATTTGAAGGGAAGAGTTTGGTTAAGAGGCATAGGATGATTTATGGATTACTACAAGACGAGTTGCAGAGTGGACTGCACGCATTGTCAATTGAGGCAAAGACACCGTCTGAATTTG GGGGTAGCCctggagtaaccggtaaagttgctgccatgtga